One genomic segment of Pandoraea thiooxydans includes these proteins:
- a CDS encoding transporter substrate-binding domain-containing protein — protein sequence MTKKSLTKFFAGLLLGATVSLGAAAAFAGTTLDRVETSKQIVIAVSAKWPPHAFLDSHHQLEGYDIDVSNEIAKRLGVKVKFDTPDFNLVTGGHWHGRWDLAVFGITPTIARARVLDFPAIYYYSAYVFVVHKDSTAKTREDLKNVVFGVEGGTTADDYMHHALQIDAKSLPPFHYLDFTPTLRTYKTSLLPFEDLRLGNNVRLGAIIAEKETAMAAIKHGYPVKIIPNDIAYWEPVGIAADKGDPAFDQKIASIIADMKKDGTLKKISEKWFGADYTSINAN from the coding sequence ATGACAAAAAAATCGTTGACCAAATTTTTCGCTGGGCTTTTGCTCGGCGCCACCGTATCGCTTGGTGCGGCCGCAGCATTTGCCGGCACCACGCTGGATCGCGTCGAGACCAGCAAGCAGATCGTCATCGCGGTAAGCGCCAAGTGGCCGCCGCACGCTTTCCTCGACAGCCACCACCAACTCGAAGGCTACGACATCGACGTCAGCAACGAGATCGCCAAGCGCCTTGGCGTGAAGGTCAAGTTCGACACACCGGATTTCAACCTGGTCACCGGCGGGCATTGGCACGGCCGCTGGGATCTGGCCGTCTTTGGCATTACCCCTACCATCGCGCGGGCCCGGGTGCTGGATTTTCCGGCGATTTATTATTACAGCGCCTATGTCTTCGTCGTGCATAAGGATTCCACGGCCAAGACCCGCGAGGATCTGAAGAACGTCGTGTTCGGCGTGGAGGGCGGCACCACGGCGGACGACTACATGCATCATGCGCTGCAAATCGATGCCAAGAGCCTGCCGCCGTTCCACTACCTGGATTTCACGCCGACCCTGAGGACCTACAAGACCTCCCTGCTGCCGTTCGAGGATCTGCGGCTGGGTAACAACGTGCGCCTGGGCGCGATCATTGCCGAGAAGGAAACCGCGATGGCGGCCATCAAGCATGGTTATCCGGTCAAGATCATTCCCAACGACATCGCGTATTGGGAGCCGGTGGGCATCGCCGCCGACAAGGGCGACCCTGCGTTCGATCAGAAAATCGCTTCGATCATCGCCGACATGAAAAAGGACGGCACCTTGAAGAAGATCAGCGAGAAGTGGTTCGGCGCGGATTACACCAGCATCAACGCCAACTAG
- a CDS encoding NAD(P)/FAD-dependent oxidoreductase — translation MPEYSDNYYTQTASSTARYPSLARAEEADVCVVGAGLAGLTAALTLARAGKRVILLDAERIAWGASGRNGGVVSPGYATSFDAIAKRAGDEAAGQLHRLSIEGVEIVRNNIGRLDIQGTDPINGVLRVGRFDNSDEVRKYIAWVERTFDYPLQFHTKDEIRALLASRKYFNAIYNPGAFHFHPLNYAIGLAQEITRLGGLIFEDSRALGIEHRATVKQVTTRAGSVRAKDVLIACGGYTDRLVPALARSYIPILTYMVVSRPAQTLLATAIRTRASIGDSRRSSDYYRLVDGGRRLLWGGMITTRQAEPAQLGALLKQRIVDTYPQLAELEIERAWSGRMAYARHLMPQIGTLGGGLWYCTSFGGHGMNTTAIGGTVIAEAMLGASARYKLFSPFGLTWTGGPLGAAAVQLTYWRYQLNDFLQERKSQVHD, via the coding sequence GTGCCTGAATACTCCGATAACTATTACACCCAAACCGCTTCTTCGACCGCCCGGTACCCTAGCCTCGCCCGGGCCGAGGAAGCCGACGTATGCGTGGTCGGCGCCGGGCTCGCGGGCCTGACGGCGGCGCTGACGCTGGCCCGCGCCGGCAAGCGGGTAATCCTGCTCGACGCCGAGAGAATTGCGTGGGGAGCATCGGGCCGCAACGGCGGGGTCGTCAGCCCGGGCTATGCGACCAGTTTCGATGCGATCGCAAAACGGGCCGGAGACGAAGCCGCCGGGCAGCTGCACCGGCTTTCGATCGAAGGCGTCGAGATCGTCAGAAATAACATCGGCCGGCTCGACATCCAGGGCACGGATCCGATCAACGGAGTGCTGCGGGTCGGGCGCTTCGACAACTCGGACGAAGTCAGAAAATACATCGCCTGGGTCGAGCGCACGTTCGACTATCCGCTGCAATTTCACACCAAGGACGAAATTCGCGCGCTGCTGGCGTCCAGGAAATATTTCAACGCGATCTACAACCCCGGCGCGTTTCATTTCCATCCGCTTAACTACGCGATCGGGCTGGCGCAGGAAATCACCCGGCTGGGTGGCCTGATCTTCGAGGACTCGCGCGCGCTCGGCATCGAGCACAGAGCAACCGTCAAGCAGGTGACGACCCGGGCAGGCTCGGTGCGCGCCAAAGACGTGTTGATCGCCTGCGGCGGCTATACCGATCGGCTCGTTCCCGCGCTGGCGCGCAGCTATATACCGATCCTGACCTACATGGTGGTTTCGCGGCCGGCCCAGACGCTGCTCGCCACCGCGATTCGAACGCGTGCCTCGATTGGAGACAGCCGCCGCTCGAGCGACTACTACCGGCTCGTCGACGGCGGCCGGCGCCTGTTGTGGGGCGGCATGATCACCACCCGGCAGGCCGAGCCCGCCCAACTGGGCGCCCTGCTCAAGCAGCGCATTGTCGATACGTATCCGCAGTTGGCCGAGCTCGAGATCGAGCGCGCGTGGTCCGGCCGCATGGCCTACGCCCGGCATCTGATGCCGCAAATCGGCACACTGGGCGGCGGCCTGTGGTACTGCACGAGCTTCGGCGGTCATGGCATGAATACCACCGCCATCGGCGGCACCGTCATTGCCGAGGCGATGCTCGGCGCCTCGGCACGCTATAAGCTGTTCAGCCCATTCGGGCTGACCTGGACCGGCGGCCCATTGGGCGCCGCGGCGGTGCAATTGACCTACTGGCGCTACCAGCTCAACGACTTTCTGCAAGAACGCAAATCGCAGGTCCACGATTAG
- a CDS encoding amino acid ABC transporter permease — translation MPLTNQKKYKGSTTGLVLLVLAILVGTYYYFLFADDGWLMRLITAHVTAKPQTISYLHGARWAAGIALFVVNYWLLGKTPKQLQICVTAIELFLLLALFMTTFRLSPKFIEANVGYLITQGAFTTLYVSAISIVIAFCIALVTAIARLSSSGVAVGIARFYTSFFRGIPLLIQIFILYMGFPELGFVINPIPAGIAALSLCYGAYMSEVFRAGIQSIPPGQWEASRALGLHKRKIMRLVILPQALKIIIPPTGNHFIAMLKDSSLVSVVGVWELTYVASTVGNRDFRNMEMLITAAAIYWLMSIGLEVVQGRIERRYSRAA, via the coding sequence ATGCCGCTGACCAATCAAAAGAAGTACAAGGGATCGACGACCGGTCTCGTTCTGCTCGTTTTGGCGATTTTAGTCGGCACTTACTATTATTTCCTGTTTGCCGACGACGGCTGGCTGATGCGCCTGATCACCGCGCACGTTACGGCAAAGCCGCAGACCATCTCGTATCTGCACGGCGCCCGATGGGCCGCGGGCATTGCCCTGTTCGTCGTCAACTATTGGCTGCTCGGAAAAACGCCCAAGCAGTTGCAGATCTGCGTGACGGCGATCGAACTGTTCCTGCTGCTCGCGCTGTTCATGACGACATTCCGGCTCAGCCCGAAATTCATCGAGGCGAATGTCGGCTACCTGATTACCCAGGGCGCGTTCACGACGCTCTACGTCTCGGCGATCTCGATTGTCATCGCGTTCTGCATCGCCCTGGTCACGGCCATTGCCCGGCTCTCGTCGAGCGGCGTGGCGGTCGGCATCGCGCGTTTCTATACGTCGTTCTTTCGCGGGATTCCGCTGCTCATACAGATCTTCATTCTGTATATGGGCTTTCCCGAGCTTGGCTTCGTGATCAACCCGATACCGGCCGGCATCGCCGCACTGTCGCTGTGCTACGGCGCCTATATGAGCGAAGTGTTCCGCGCTGGCATCCAAAGCATTCCGCCCGGCCAGTGGGAGGCTTCGCGCGCACTGGGTCTTCACAAACGCAAAATCATGCGGCTGGTGATTCTGCCGCAGGCGCTGAAGATCATCATTCCGCCCACCGGCAATCACTTCATCGCCATGCTCAAGGACAGCTCGCTGGTCTCCGTGGTGGGGGTATGGGAGTTGACCTACGTCGCCAGCACGGTGGGCAATCGCGACTTCCGCAACATGGAGATGCTGATCACGGCGGCGGCCATCTACTGGCTGATGTCGATCGGCCTGGAAGTCGTGCAGGGCCGAATCGAGCGCCGCTACAGCCGCGCTGCCTGA
- a CDS encoding amino acid ABC transporter ATP-binding protein, with protein sequence MQGEIKYAITMENVNKWFGKHHVLKDINLTIRDQEKVVICGPSGSGKSTMIRCINGLEEHQQGKIVVGGVELSDELNSLDHVRGNAGMVFQSFNLFPHMTILDNCTLAPIHVRGMKKPHAEELAMSLMARVKIQDQAHKYPAQLSGGQQQRVAIARALCMQPKIMLFDEPTSALDPEMVKEVLDTMIELTELGMTMLCVTHEMNFAKQIADRVVFMDNGSIVEAGTPSEIFEAPRTDRLRTFLSQILHH encoded by the coding sequence ATGCAGGGCGAGATCAAGTACGCGATCACGATGGAAAACGTGAACAAATGGTTCGGCAAGCATCATGTGCTCAAGGACATCAATCTGACCATCAGGGACCAGGAGAAAGTCGTCATTTGCGGGCCGTCGGGCTCGGGCAAGTCCACCATGATCCGCTGCATCAACGGACTCGAGGAACACCAGCAGGGCAAGATCGTGGTCGGCGGCGTCGAACTGTCGGACGAGCTGAATTCGCTGGACCACGTGCGCGGCAACGCCGGCATGGTGTTTCAGTCGTTCAATCTGTTCCCGCACATGACCATTCTGGACAATTGCACGCTCGCGCCCATCCATGTGCGCGGCATGAAGAAACCACATGCCGAGGAGCTCGCCATGAGCCTGATGGCGCGCGTGAAAATTCAGGATCAGGCCCATAAGTACCCGGCCCAGTTATCCGGCGGGCAACAGCAGCGCGTGGCGATCGCCAGGGCACTGTGCATGCAGCCCAAAATCATGCTGTTCGACGAACCGACCTCGGCCCTGGACCCGGAGATGGTCAAGGAAGTGCTGGATACGATGATCGAACTGACCGAACTGGGCATGACCATGCTGTGCGTGACACACGAGATGAACTTCGCCAAGCAGATCGCCGATCGGGTCGTATTCATGGATAACGGTTCAATCGTCGAAGCGGGAACCCCGAGCGAGATTTTCGAAGCGCCGCGCACCGACCGGCTCAGGACGTTTCTGAGCCAGATACTTCATCACTAG
- a CDS encoding glycosyltransferase family 25 protein has protein sequence MLASDPPSLPSGDTQPVPGLDGIYVLSVKSFTDRIAHIRKELGAQHLDFEFVFDHDAAELDPAVLARQFAADTQLSRAHCSLVLKHAEAWRRALSRGQRTILVLEDDVLLNRNFRAGLATALAAGRGLHDGWLIFLGGADTKVPDAFFLSKTPIFPLPLPTAEGYLTDAAAMARRIAWLDANRVDLPADHLINQIDEACGIGQYWLRSPVVEQGSVFGLFTSKLDRNRLKHSTVYNWLRYHWNKIRRRRLRGCWVKLRARLGG, from the coding sequence ATGCTCGCTTCGGATCCGCCCTCCCTTCCCTCTGGCGACACGCAGCCGGTGCCTGGTCTCGACGGTATCTATGTGCTGAGCGTCAAATCGTTCACTGACCGCATCGCGCACATCAGGAAAGAGCTGGGCGCCCAGCACCTGGACTTCGAGTTCGTCTTCGACCATGACGCCGCGGAATTGGACCCGGCCGTATTGGCGCGCCAGTTCGCGGCAGACACCCAACTTTCGCGCGCGCATTGCTCGCTGGTGCTCAAGCATGCCGAAGCCTGGCGCCGTGCATTGTCGCGCGGACAGCGAACGATCCTGGTGCTGGAAGACGACGTGCTGCTTAACCGGAATTTTCGCGCCGGGCTGGCCACCGCACTGGCGGCCGGGCGCGGGCTGCACGATGGCTGGCTGATTTTCCTGGGCGGCGCGGACACCAAGGTGCCGGATGCCTTCTTTCTGTCGAAAACACCGATCTTCCCACTGCCGCTGCCGACCGCCGAGGGCTATCTCACCGACGCCGCGGCGATGGCGCGGCGCATTGCCTGGCTCGATGCAAACCGCGTGGACCTGCCGGCCGATCACTTGATCAACCAAATCGACGAGGCTTGCGGCATCGGCCAATACTGGCTGCGCTCCCCCGTGGTCGAGCAGGGGAGCGTTTTCGGGCTGTTCACCAGCAAACTGGATCGCAACCGGCTCAAACACTCCACCGTCTATAATTGGCTGCGCTATCACTGGAACAAGATTCGTCGGCGCCGTCTGCGCGGCTGTTGGGTTAAACTGCGCGCGCGCCTGGGCGGCTAG
- a CDS encoding O-antigen ligase family protein, whose translation MRGTASFHQSSRSFIMQQPSLPWYRDTVKTARGLLIAQLVFLMFSPPLTNIAEGLLYLLVLLSPTLRQRVKAALKQPMVMGLCLFAAFLIIGMFYGNAPRAEAWSMLTGWRRLLMLPLGCAVFDDEKSKRRLLVTFIAASVACAIVSFALFFAHRPIYHYELGITVRNHATQGLLFSVAAFASAILLRDEFRRETSPRHVWRAALYVSVVLLLVNTIFITSGRSGYLAMMVLLTVYLLTLPGLGSHALAPRRLVVVAVGVAIATAALFMSPVARERIDRGLHQADTYQNTNQLTSIGIRIVFLKNTLAVIREHPWFGVGTGGFRIAYQRQVAGKQGWEAIGTTDPHNQFLKIWAEQGLLGLAAFLAFIASAFWQRVDATYRTLGGGVMCAWCATSLFNSHFSTFSEGRFIFIWCGAMLALPFFRRDKANG comes from the coding sequence ATGCGCGGCACCGCATCCTTTCATCAATCCTCACGCTCATTCATCATGCAACAACCGAGTTTGCCCTGGTATCGGGACACGGTGAAGACCGCCCGCGGTCTGCTGATCGCCCAACTGGTTTTTCTGATGTTCTCGCCGCCGCTGACCAATATCGCGGAAGGTCTTCTCTATCTGCTGGTACTGCTATCCCCAACGCTTCGGCAACGCGTGAAAGCGGCACTGAAGCAGCCGATGGTCATGGGCCTTTGCCTGTTCGCCGCGTTCCTGATCATCGGCATGTTTTATGGCAATGCTCCTCGAGCCGAGGCGTGGAGCATGCTAACCGGCTGGCGCCGCCTGCTGATGCTGCCGCTCGGCTGCGCGGTGTTCGACGACGAAAAATCGAAACGGCGCTTGCTGGTGACGTTCATCGCCGCGTCAGTGGCTTGCGCGATTGTTTCGTTCGCGCTGTTTTTTGCGCATCGGCCGATCTACCACTATGAATTGGGCATTACGGTACGCAATCACGCCACGCAGGGCCTGCTGTTTTCGGTTGCGGCATTCGCCTCGGCGATCCTTCTCCGTGATGAGTTTCGACGAGAAACGTCGCCGCGACATGTTTGGCGGGCAGCATTGTATGTCAGCGTAGTTCTTCTGCTAGTGAACACCATATTCATCACCAGCGGTCGCAGCGGTTATCTGGCGATGATGGTTTTGCTGACTGTCTATCTGCTGACTCTCCCCGGTCTCGGCAGTCACGCACTGGCACCGCGGCGGCTCGTCGTGGTTGCCGTGGGCGTGGCGATAGCTACTGCAGCGCTATTTATGTCGCCAGTTGCGCGCGAGCGGATCGACCGAGGCCTCCATCAGGCAGACACCTATCAAAATACGAATCAACTGACCTCGATCGGAATTCGCATCGTATTCCTGAAAAACACCTTGGCGGTCATTCGTGAACACCCATGGTTCGGCGTCGGCACCGGCGGTTTTCGCATCGCCTATCAGCGGCAGGTGGCAGGCAAACAAGGCTGGGAAGCGATTGGAACGACCGATCCGCACAATCAGTTCCTGAAAATCTGGGCCGAGCAGGGACTGCTCGGACTGGCGGCGTTCCTGGCCTTTATTGCCTCTGCTTTCTGGCAACGCGTTGACGCGACGTATCGCACGCTCGGGGGCGGGGTGATGTGCGCCTGGTGCGCGACCAGCCTGTTCAATTCACATTTCTCGACGTTTTCGGAAGGACGGTTTATCTTTATCTGGTGTGGCGCCATGCTGGCGCTACCGTTTTTTCGGCGCGACAAGGCGAACGGGTGA
- a CDS encoding GGDEF domain-containing protein: MNIASSFDETAALRLLESLHDGGLFIALYDQDDVIRYANVAFRNAFMREQPHPIDFATLLRSNHSAGTGASVGAIDIETYIRRALTRRRSRPYCAFQLDLIDGRRLWLTETLLPDGWLLCVATDITVLKQSEAVLRNARDVALKASQTDYLTKLPNRRYGFQFLKRALDNAHVYREPLTIALLDLDHFRRINEQYGHEAGDAALRKFADTCRAELRASDTVARVGGEEFVIIWPHTPMEFALEILRRLHRTPLQVRHDARRLDFSFTFSAGIAQALPEDSLRSILVRADKSLYAAKANGRHAIDVSAG, encoded by the coding sequence TTGAATATCGCGTCGAGTTTCGACGAGACTGCAGCGCTACGGCTGCTCGAAAGTCTCCATGACGGCGGGCTTTTCATTGCCCTCTACGATCAAGACGACGTGATTCGATACGCGAACGTCGCTTTTCGCAATGCGTTCATGCGAGAGCAGCCCCATCCGATCGATTTCGCAACGCTGCTGCGCAGCAATCACAGCGCCGGCACCGGCGCCAGCGTTGGCGCCATCGATATCGAAACCTACATTCGCCGAGCTCTCACGCGACGTCGCTCGCGCCCGTATTGCGCGTTTCAGCTCGATTTGATCGACGGCCGGCGATTGTGGCTGACGGAGACCTTGCTGCCCGACGGCTGGCTGCTGTGCGTGGCCACCGACATCACCGTTCTCAAGCAAAGCGAGGCGGTGCTGCGCAATGCGCGCGACGTCGCGCTCAAGGCTTCGCAAACGGATTATCTGACCAAGCTGCCCAACCGGCGCTATGGCTTTCAGTTCCTCAAGCGTGCGTTGGACAACGCGCACGTCTATCGGGAGCCGCTGACCATTGCACTGCTCGATCTCGATCATTTCAGACGCATCAACGAGCAATATGGTCACGAGGCGGGCGACGCGGCGTTGCGCAAATTCGCCGACACGTGCCGCGCCGAGTTGCGTGCAAGCGATACCGTCGCCCGCGTCGGCGGCGAGGAATTCGTGATTATCTGGCCCCATACGCCTATGGAATTCGCCCTCGAGATCCTGCGCCGGCTCCATCGCACGCCGCTGCAGGTTCGGCACGATGCACGCCGGCTGGATTTCTCGTTCACCTTTTCCGCGGGCATCGCACAAGCCCTGCCGGAAGACTCGCTGCGCTCGATTTTGGTACGCGCGGACAAATCGCTTTATGCGGCCAAAGCCAACGGCCGCCACGCGATCGACGTCTCGGCCGGCTAA